A DNA window from Methanosarcina barkeri MS contains the following coding sequences:
- the wecB gene encoding non-hydrolyzing UDP-N-acetylglucosamine 2-epimerase: MKIASVVGVRPQFVKASVVSRELRKTNEECLIHTGQHYDYEMNKVFFEELGIPEPNYYLGVGSGSHGQQTGEMLRKLEEVLLIEKPDLVLTYGDTNSTLAGALAASKLGIKNAHVESGLRSFDRSMPEEINRILTDHCSNILFCPTQNAVDNLREEGITENVYLTGDVMVDSLLLNKEIAEAKSSILTDLNLKNRDYLVATIHRASNTDNIENLQNIIEAFQGLDENIIFPVHPRTEKLLRSYGLYESLSSSVTLTKPLGFLDFIKLMNHAKMILTDSGGVQKEAYILKVPCVTLRENTEWIETIRDGWNVLVGSNKNKIIEAVNEFMPLAKEHRNRFGDGSASNRIAATINGLFGNKSASNRIAVTINAL; the protein is encoded by the coding sequence ATGAAGATCGCAAGTGTTGTAGGTGTTAGACCTCAGTTCGTGAAAGCTTCTGTGGTTTCAAGAGAATTAAGAAAAACTAACGAAGAATGTTTGATTCATACTGGCCAGCATTACGACTATGAAATGAATAAGGTATTCTTTGAGGAATTAGGTATTCCTGAACCGAACTATTATCTTGGTGTAGGTTCTGGCTCACATGGTCAACAAACAGGAGAAATGCTCCGAAAATTAGAAGAAGTTCTTCTAATTGAAAAACCTGATCTTGTGCTGACTTATGGGGATACTAATTCAACACTTGCAGGAGCTTTGGCTGCATCAAAGCTTGGAATAAAAAATGCACATGTAGAATCTGGGTTAAGAAGCTTTGATAGATCCATGCCTGAAGAGATCAATCGCATTTTGACAGATCATTGCTCAAACATCTTGTTTTGTCCAACTCAGAATGCAGTTGACAACCTGAGAGAAGAAGGAATCACTGAAAATGTGTATTTAACTGGTGATGTTATGGTTGATTCTCTTCTTCTTAATAAGGAGATTGCAGAAGCAAAATCTTCAATCTTAACCGATCTTAACCTAAAAAACAGGGACTATCTAGTTGCTACAATCCATAGAGCAAGTAATACTGATAATATAGAAAACCTTCAAAATATTATTGAAGCTTTTCAAGGACTGGACGAAAACATCATTTTTCCTGTTCACCCACGAACTGAAAAACTGCTTAGAAGTTATGGGTTATATGAGAGCTTAAGCTCCTCTGTTACGTTAACAAAACCTCTAGGGTTCCTTGATTTCATAAAACTCATGAATCATGCTAAGATGATTCTAACCGACTCCGGAGGCGTTCAGAAAGAAGCATATATTTTGAAAGTGCCGTGCGTTACACTTAGGGAAAACACAGAGTGGATTGAGACCATTAGAGATGGATGGAATGTACTAGTTGGTTCCAATAAAAATAAGATTATAGAAGCAGTGAATGAATTTATGCCTTTGGCCAAGGAGCATCGGAATAGATTTGGGGATGGGAGTGCAAGCAACAGAATTGCTGCAACAATTAATGGATTATTTGGAAATAAAAGTGCAAGCAACAGAATTGCTGTAACAATTAATGCGTTATAA
- a CDS encoding DUF354 domain-containing protein, whose amino-acid sequence MRIAFFINTPAHVHLYKNVIKSLELSGHQAIILARNYGDTVNLLDEIGFEYFVYANVPDSKYGKILSLPFNVLTAYNFLRKEKPDLLVGMGVYSAYTSQLLRKKCIIFNDSEPTPFQFMLFKPFVDVVLTPSSFTIDLGPKHIKFNSFKEIAYLHKNYFVPDVKIYDFLGIGQDEDYVLLRFNAFDAVHDFGINGFSIDQKRLLVNELSKHARVFISSEIKLPDDFNKYLLKIPKSRIHDILYYAKLVVADTQTITTESAVLGTPVIRFNSFVGKKDMGNFIELENKYHLIFSFSEPEKAIANAVELIQEPDLKNKWKEKRDQLLADKIDATKFLASFIGNYPKSQNKIRDGKKYSKREGSAIILQGDLL is encoded by the coding sequence TTGAGGATTGCATTTTTTATAAATACACCCGCGCATGTTCACTTATACAAAAATGTTATAAAATCCTTAGAACTCAGCGGGCATCAAGCCATTATTTTGGCAAGAAATTATGGAGATACAGTCAACTTATTAGATGAAATAGGTTTTGAGTATTTTGTATATGCCAATGTACCTGATTCAAAATATGGAAAAATCCTGTCTCTACCTTTCAATGTGCTAACAGCATATAATTTTCTCCGAAAGGAAAAGCCTGATTTGTTGGTTGGAATGGGAGTTTACTCAGCGTATACATCACAATTACTGCGTAAAAAATGCATAATTTTTAATGACTCTGAACCTACACCTTTTCAGTTCATGCTCTTTAAGCCTTTTGTAGATGTAGTTCTCACCCCTTCATCATTTACCATAGACCTAGGTCCAAAACACATCAAATTTAACAGCTTTAAAGAAATTGCTTATTTACATAAAAACTATTTTGTGCCTGATGTAAAAATCTATGATTTCCTTGGGATAGGTCAAGATGAAGATTACGTGCTTTTACGTTTCAATGCATTTGACGCTGTACATGATTTTGGCATAAACGGGTTTTCCATTGATCAAAAAAGGCTTCTGGTTAATGAACTGAGCAAGCATGCACGTGTGTTTATCTCGTCCGAAATAAAATTGCCAGATGATTTTAATAAGTATCTACTGAAAATACCGAAATCTCGCATTCACGATATCTTGTATTATGCAAAACTTGTTGTGGCAGATACCCAGACAATAACTACTGAGTCCGCAGTCTTGGGAACTCCAGTTATCAGGTTTAATTCTTTTGTAGGCAAGAAAGATATGGGCAATTTCATTGAACTTGAAAATAAGTATCATCTTATTTTCAGCTTCAGTGAACCTGAAAAAGCAATTGCAAACGCAGTAGAACTTATTCAGGAACCTGATTTAAAAAATAAATGGAAAGAGAAAAGAGATCAGCTCCTGGCTGACAAGATCGATGCTACCAAATTTCTGGCTTCTTTTATTGGTAATTATCCTAAAAGTCAAAATAAAATAAGAGATGGGAAAAAATATTCTAAAAGAGAGGGTAGTGCCATCATACTGCAGGGTGATCTGCTATGA
- a CDS encoding IS701 family transposase — MDINPPKCTDIDYINFLIAASNVFSCTEAARCYPDIANAPSHDAFTRCLQRQPPDTEALWEEVKSYVKLKGGYLIVDDSTLDKPYAEEIAFVRRMWSGKHHRTVKGIGLVTLVWTDGTTVIPIDFRIYNIDVDDKTKNDHFRDMLDKAEERGFNPKFVLFDTWYASVKNLKAIRQKEWHFLTRLKNNRLVNPDNKGNVPLETVDIPPKGRVVHLKAYGFVKVFRIVSKNGDTQHWVTDVQEMDEAKREDLAKKSWKIEEYHRGIKQFCGVEKCQARKEESQRAHIMFSLRAFLRLELQRIKSGISWFESAMKIRRVAVTEYLRNPQYTLN, encoded by the coding sequence ATGGACATAAATCCACCTAAGTGTACCGACATTGACTACATTAATTTTCTCATTGCGGCTTCTAACGTTTTTAGCTGTACTGAAGCTGCTAGATGTTATCCAGACATAGCTAATGCTCCTTCTCATGATGCTTTTACTCGTTGCCTTCAAAGGCAACCTCCAGACACGGAAGCACTATGGGAGGAAGTAAAAAGTTATGTCAAGCTTAAGGGAGGATACCTAATTGTTGATGATTCAACATTAGATAAACCATACGCAGAAGAAATTGCTTTTGTTCGTCGTATGTGGAGTGGAAAACATCATCGTACTGTAAAGGGAATAGGCCTGGTTACCTTAGTTTGGACTGACGGTACAACCGTTATACCTATCGATTTTCGAATTTATAACATCGATGTAGACGACAAAACAAAGAATGACCATTTCCGTGATATGCTTGACAAGGCCGAAGAACGTGGTTTTAATCCCAAATTCGTTTTATTTGATACATGGTATGCAAGTGTGAAAAACCTTAAAGCCATTAGACAGAAAGAGTGGCATTTCCTTACAAGATTGAAAAATAATCGTTTGGTAAATCCTGACAACAAGGGAAATGTGCCACTTGAAACAGTAGATATTCCTCCAAAAGGACGTGTGGTTCACCTCAAAGCATATGGATTTGTAAAGGTGTTTAGGATAGTTTCAAAAAATGGAGACACGCAACACTGGGTTACAGATGTGCAAGAGATGGATGAAGCAAAACGTGAAGATTTGGCAAAGAAGTCATGGAAAATTGAGGAATATCATAGGGGAATAAAACAGTTCTGTGGTGTCGAAAAATGTCAGGCAAGAAAGGAAGAATCACAAAGAGCACATATAATGTTCTCATTAAGAGCTTTTCTTAGACTGGAATTACAAAGAATCAAAAGTGGAATATCCTGGTTTGAAAGTGCTATGAAAATTAGAAGAGTGGCAGTGACAGAATACTTAAGGAATCCCCAATACACGTTAAATTAA
- a CDS encoding glycosyltransferase family 2 protein, giving the protein MSGESSNGSRHECVTLCDYPQKTRTALKQILVILPAYNEEISIGSMVHLTRSYADKVIVVDDGSLDRTADVARKAGAEVIVHEVNLGKGRALKTGFETALTLGADIIVTMDSDGQHNPAEIPKLVAPIVEGEAEVVNGSRYLYGLEKNTPAYRRIGQTILDGVTNLNSGLQITDSQSGFRAFAASTIGKFRFNAQGMAIESEMLTDAGNAGFRIKEVGIGVRYDVDCSTKRPVSHGLEVLLAVLKDMVRTYAVKMPKT; this is encoded by the coding sequence ATGAGTGGGGAGTCAAGTAATGGTAGCAGACATGAGTGTGTAACTTTGTGTGATTATCCGCAAAAGACGCGGACAGCTCTCAAACAAATTTTAGTGATTCTTCCTGCTTATAATGAAGAAATTTCCATCGGAAGTATGGTTCACCTTACCAGATCATACGCAGACAAAGTAATTGTTGTTGATGATGGTAGCTTGGACCGGACAGCAGACGTTGCCAGAAAAGCTGGAGCTGAAGTCATTGTTCATGAAGTAAATCTGGGAAAAGGAAGGGCTCTCAAAACTGGCTTTGAAACCGCACTTACCCTGGGTGCTGACATAATTGTGACGATGGATTCAGACGGCCAGCATAACCCTGCCGAGATTCCAAAACTGGTGGCTCCAATTGTCGAAGGCGAGGCTGAGGTGGTTAACGGAAGTCGATACCTGTACGGTCTGGAAAAGAACACACCTGCATACCGTCGTATCGGCCAGACCATTCTTGATGGGGTCACCAACCTGAACTCTGGGCTCCAGATCACAGATTCACAGAGCGGTTTTCGCGCCTTTGCTGCCTCAACAATTGGAAAATTTCGCTTCAATGCACAGGGCATGGCAATAGAAAGCGAAATGCTCACGGATGCTGGGAATGCAGGCTTTCGCATAAAAGAAGTGGGCATAGGTGTCCGTTACGACGTCGACTGTTCTACCAAAAGACCAGTTTCTCATGGCCTTGAGGTTCTTTTAGCGGTTTTAAAAGATATGGTTAGGACTTACGCAGTTAAAATGCCGAAAACTTGA
- a CDS encoding site-specific integrase — protein MSSGYIYMDCFKQEKDISLGSIAKKCIGFIVKSLHFFIFGFEFKAIFYHISPLYRCLNKISVYFYLEVIRMENKYKASGYTKDSGALHLYVKDIRILTPKEYETLMVVIPKDFHKTIFDVLLITGMRYIEMLRLYKHREWYNEKRNLIHLPEEAQKKAKRRQLERTIYPLPGMFSYILKDFWEGKKPPLEATWNKNLQRWAIAAGINPYGLSVKTTRKTLESWMIAAGILESAVCLRQGHDSLTSMRHYQGLVFSDDELREIKKKLTSWGIGK, from the coding sequence TTGTCTTCTGGTTACATCTACATGGACTGTTTTAAGCAAGAAAAAGATATAAGCCTTGGTTCCATTGCAAAAAAATGCATAGGTTTTATTGTAAAATCTCTGCATTTTTTCATTTTTGGCTTTGAATTTAAAGCTATTTTCTACCATATCTCTCCCTTATACAGATGTTTAAATAAAATCTCTGTATATTTCTATTTGGAAGTAATTCGCATGGAAAACAAATACAAAGCTTCTGGGTACACTAAAGATTCCGGAGCCCTGCATCTCTACGTTAAAGACATTCGAATTTTGACTCCTAAAGAATATGAGACATTAATGGTAGTAATTCCAAAAGATTTTCACAAAACAATATTTGATGTTCTTTTAATTACAGGAATGCGTTACATTGAAATGCTCAGACTTTACAAGCATAGAGAATGGTATAATGAGAAGAGAAATTTAATCCATTTACCTGAAGAAGCTCAAAAGAAGGCTAAAAGAAGACAATTAGAGAGAACCATTTATCCATTACCAGGCATGTTCAGTTATATTTTAAAGGATTTCTGGGAAGGTAAGAAGCCACCTTTAGAAGCTACTTGGAACAAGAACCTTCAGAGATGGGCTATTGCTGCAGGCATTAACCCATATGGACTTTCAGTAAAAACCACAAGAAAAACACTGGAATCCTGGATGATTGCAGCAGGTATACTTGAATCTGCAGTTTGTCTAAGGCAAGGACATGACAGTTTAACAAGTATGAGACATTACCAAGGGCTTGTTTTTTCTGATGACGAATTAAGGGAAATTAAGAAAAAGTTAACTTCATGGGGCATTGGAAAGTAA
- a CDS encoding lipopolysaccharide biosynthesis protein has translation MLNSTDPQDVFSKQVPKNLTANIVYFIISLASGLFLVPYFINSLGVASYAMIPLATSFTSYVNLITVSLNTSVSRPITIELQKEEFKKANVTFNTALFGTLGIILLILPIILLLSYYSPSFFEVPSNQENATRLLFLGVIIAFLLRAWSSNFGVSIFAYNRLDILNIINAINILVQVSLIILFFKLDSPNLAYIGLAYLIAAIVAFALTVFFSRRTNPHLKINIKDFHRSKANEIMEMGGWVIITQIGSLLFLQIDLIVVNKLFGTLAGGEYSIAFMWSSVLRTIASVLISILTPVILTYYIRGKIEELINLAKSAIKLTGLALALPIGFICGFAPQLLSLWVGPEFVKISPLILIMLSHLVINLPVMLLFDINIAYNKVRTPGIVTFWMGVGNFLLELTLPFITGWGYYGVAVAGAIVLTLNNAIFIPWYTTKILGIPRTTFVSSIFPGVLAVFIITGSCRLINFLVPVSGLGALVISGIIVTIVYMVSIWVFTKENIERQIIMSMLPSTIRYRL, from the coding sequence ATGTTAAATTCAACGGATCCCCAGGACGTTTTCAGCAAGCAAGTGCCCAAGAATCTCACAGCCAACATTGTGTATTTTATAATTAGCCTCGCAAGCGGATTGTTTTTGGTACCATATTTCATAAATTCACTTGGCGTCGCAAGCTATGCAATGATCCCACTGGCGACCTCCTTTACATCTTATGTGAATCTAATTACGGTATCCCTCAATACCTCAGTTTCAAGGCCCATAACTATTGAACTACAGAAAGAAGAGTTTAAAAAAGCAAATGTAACCTTTAATACTGCTCTATTTGGAACACTTGGAATTATCTTATTAATACTACCCATAATACTACTACTTTCATACTATTCTCCGTCGTTTTTTGAAGTCCCATCCAACCAGGAAAATGCCACAAGACTCCTTTTTCTTGGCGTTATAATTGCGTTTCTATTGCGAGCCTGGAGCAGTAACTTTGGAGTTTCTATTTTCGCCTATAACAGACTTGACATTCTAAACATAATAAATGCCATAAATATCCTTGTTCAGGTGAGCCTGATAATACTGTTTTTCAAATTAGATTCTCCAAATCTTGCTTACATAGGATTAGCTTACCTGATAGCTGCCATAGTTGCCTTTGCTCTTACTGTATTTTTCTCGCGCAGGACAAATCCTCATCTTAAGATAAATATAAAAGACTTCCACAGATCAAAGGCTAATGAGATTATGGAGATGGGAGGATGGGTAATTATCACTCAGATCGGCTCTCTTCTCTTTCTCCAGATAGACCTTATAGTTGTGAACAAATTATTTGGCACTCTTGCAGGCGGGGAATACTCGATAGCTTTTATGTGGAGTTCAGTACTGCGCACTATTGCAAGTGTGCTTATAAGTATCCTTACACCAGTGATTTTAACTTACTATATTCGGGGAAAAATCGAAGAACTTATAAATTTAGCAAAAAGCGCCATAAAACTTACAGGCCTTGCACTGGCTCTTCCAATTGGTTTTATCTGTGGTTTTGCTCCACAACTTCTTTCACTTTGGGTAGGCCCTGAATTTGTAAAAATCTCACCATTAATATTAATAATGCTATCTCACCTTGTAATTAACCTTCCAGTAATGCTTCTCTTTGATATAAACATCGCATACAACAAAGTGCGAACTCCTGGAATTGTCACATTTTGGATGGGAGTAGGCAATTTTCTATTGGAACTAACACTTCCATTTATTACTGGCTGGGGATATTATGGCGTTGCAGTTGCAGGAGCAATTGTACTGACTCTTAATAACGCTATTTTTATTCCCTGGTATACTACCAAAATACTTGGGATCCCAAGAACCACTTTTGTGAGTTCCATATTCCCGGGAGTTTTGGCAGTGTTTATAATAACAGGATCCTGTAGGCTCATTAATTTTCTTGTACCTGTCTCAGGACTTGGAGCCTTAGTAATATCTGGAATCATTGTAACAATAGTATACATGGTCAGCATATGGGTTTTTACCAAAGAAAACATCGAACGTCAAATAATAATGTCTATGCTTCCTTCTACTATAAGATACAGGTTATAA
- a CDS encoding DUF1699 family protein, with protein sequence MRIRVISSRDEVFMLNPNERIVHLAFRPSNKDVFALVETCPKIEVIQLPKSYIATISKSIEIFLEMQRIQLMEGDVWGHRKDINEYYTIPISVTEKIREMKIEGKSNEDIEAKVSRENRLNPEMVAYIMNKEAPA encoded by the coding sequence ATGAGAATTCGAGTAATTAGTTCCAGAGACGAAGTTTTTATGTTAAATCCTAATGAGCGCATCGTTCACCTGGCCTTTAGACCATCGAACAAGGATGTCTTCGCACTCGTTGAAACCTGTCCAAAGATCGAAGTAATTCAGTTACCTAAATCTTACATAGCCACGATCTCAAAGTCCATAGAGATATTCCTTGAGATGCAGAGAATTCAGCTTATGGAAGGCGATGTATGGGGACACAGGAAAGATATTAACGAATACTACACCATTCCTATCTCAGTTACTGAGAAAATAAGGGAAATGAAAATCGAAGGTAAATCCAATGAGGATATTGAAGCAAAGGTCTCAAGGGAAAATAGACTTAACCCTGAAATGGTCGCTTATATCATGAACAAGGAAGCTCCTGCCTGA
- a CDS encoding ParA family protein has product MARIVTINNVKGGVAKTTTATNLAAGLARRGKRVLLIDSDPQANASSNLYPGLRAEKTIKDLFQGTPITEIISPSVETGLEIIPSCLAFSTIELELAAQLARETVLKRLLKPIEGNYDIILIDTQPSVGVIPINALCAADEVIIPVHEAYALDAMSQMVNVILQVKQALNPDLVIGGILLTMYDTRTTLAKEIRERLLNKFGAILFETTIPRNIRLAECPTHKKSIFEYAPESAGAIAYQKLTEEVMKRWGMIQ; this is encoded by the coding sequence ATGGCAAGAATAGTTACCATTAACAACGTTAAAGGAGGGGTTGCCAAGACGACTACTGCAACAAATTTAGCTGCAGGGTTGGCTCGAAGAGGCAAACGGGTTTTATTAATAGACTCTGATCCTCAAGCAAACGCATCCTCAAATTTGTATCCTGGACTTAGAGCAGAGAAAACAATCAAGGATTTGTTCCAGGGAACGCCAATCACAGAAATAATCTCACCATCTGTAGAAACCGGATTGGAAATAATTCCTTCTTGCCTGGCGTTTTCAACAATTGAACTGGAACTAGCTGCACAACTTGCAAGGGAAACAGTTCTAAAAAGATTACTAAAACCGATAGAAGGAAATTATGACATTATATTAATCGATACTCAGCCATCGGTTGGAGTGATCCCAATTAATGCTCTGTGTGCAGCTGATGAAGTTATTATTCCTGTGCATGAAGCATATGCACTGGATGCGATGAGCCAAATGGTCAATGTTATACTGCAAGTCAAACAAGCACTGAATCCGGATCTTGTGATAGGAGGAATCCTGCTAACAATGTATGATACAAGGACTACCCTGGCAAAAGAGATAAGGGAACGGCTACTGAATAAGTTCGGTGCAATTCTGTTCGAGACCACTATTCCCAGGAACATTAGATTAGCAGAATGTCCAACTCACAAAAAATCAATTTTTGAGTATGCACCTGAATCTGCAGGAGCAATAGCATACCAAAAATTAACAGAAGAAGTTATGAAGCGATGGGGGATGATTCAATGA
- the asnB gene encoding asparagine synthase (glutamine-hydrolyzing), which yields MCGIAGILDLKNEQVSTNRIKKMCDVMHHRGPDDTGYYFNGNIGLGHKRLSIIDLSRGKQPVYNEDKSISIVFNGEIYNYLELITELKENGHIFYTSSDTEVIIHLYEEHGEKCVEYLNGMFSFAIWDSNRKKLFLARDRLGVKPLYYAYKEEKIIFASEIKAILQSEYITAEPNYPAIMDYMTLTYVTGEKTFFKGINKLMPGYILVVENSHVEVKKYWDLELKPDYKHEEQYFIDKLEYLLRDSVKITLRSDVPLGCHLSGGLDSSTVCCLASSILNHPIKTFTGAFSEGSKYDETNYAKCVASYVNAEYFEIYPEVEDFGELLRKLTWYLDEPVVGPGVVPQYFVSKLVSENVKVVLGGQGGDEIFAGYLRHLQFSYEMEMLEHPCRSLFSITRFGGLKGLTLFSALFFLNGTSFEPRNRYFQIISESFITKRELNKLFTEKFYKELGEYDCFKSFCETLENIDRKNYKYIPFYCDIKNYLPGLLQVEDRTSMMNSVESRVPLLDHRIVEFSATIPQELKIKNYTLKYIFKQTIKKWIPTEIYNRKDKKGFPTPTNEWFKKFNQEIRDILLDPVAVERGIYNTEYVEKILKNIRGSKGLHKKFIWKLLCVELWFKVFIDNKDYLEGKTTIETLLNKQSPLTLTA from the coding sequence ATGTGTGGAATAGCCGGAATACTTGACCTGAAAAATGAACAAGTTTCCACTAATAGAATAAAGAAAATGTGTGATGTCATGCATCACCGGGGTCCAGATGATACGGGCTATTATTTTAATGGTAATATAGGTTTAGGTCACAAAAGACTTAGTATAATTGACCTTAGCAGAGGAAAACAACCAGTTTACAATGAGGATAAAAGTATATCTATCGTATTTAATGGAGAGATTTATAATTATTTAGAACTCATAACAGAATTAAAAGAGAATGGCCACATATTTTACACCTCAAGTGATACAGAAGTAATTATTCACTTATATGAAGAACATGGTGAAAAATGTGTGGAATACCTCAATGGAATGTTTTCTTTTGCAATATGGGACAGCAACAGAAAGAAACTATTCCTCGCAAGAGACCGATTAGGAGTAAAGCCATTATATTATGCATATAAAGAAGAAAAAATAATATTTGCTTCAGAAATAAAAGCAATTCTCCAGAGTGAGTATATAACTGCAGAGCCAAACTATCCTGCAATAATGGATTACATGACTCTTACTTATGTAACTGGAGAAAAAACATTTTTTAAGGGAATCAATAAATTGATGCCAGGTTATATTCTGGTAGTAGAAAACAGCCATGTAGAAGTAAAAAAATATTGGGATTTAGAATTAAAGCCAGATTATAAACATGAAGAACAGTATTTCATAGATAAATTAGAGTATTTATTGCGTGATTCAGTAAAGATTACATTGAGAAGTGATGTACCACTTGGCTGTCATCTAAGCGGAGGTTTAGATTCAAGCACAGTCTGCTGTTTAGCTTCATCAATATTAAATCATCCAATAAAAACATTTACAGGTGCTTTTTCGGAAGGCTCAAAATATGATGAAACAAATTATGCAAAATGTGTTGCCAGTTACGTCAATGCAGAGTATTTTGAGATTTATCCTGAAGTAGAAGACTTTGGAGAGTTATTACGAAAATTGACGTGGTATTTAGATGAACCAGTTGTGGGACCCGGTGTTGTTCCACAGTATTTTGTTTCCAAGCTAGTAAGTGAAAATGTAAAAGTCGTGTTAGGTGGCCAGGGAGGAGACGAAATATTTGCAGGTTATTTAAGACACTTACAATTTTCATATGAAATGGAAATGCTGGAACATCCTTGCAGATCTTTATTTAGCATAACACGTTTTGGAGGTTTAAAGGGGCTTACCTTATTTTCTGCCCTATTTTTCCTCAATGGAACCTCATTTGAGCCGCGTAACAGGTACTTTCAGATTATCAGTGAAAGTTTCATTACAAAACGAGAATTAAACAAATTATTCACGGAAAAGTTTTACAAAGAATTAGGGGAATATGACTGTTTTAAATCGTTTTGCGAGACATTAGAAAATATTGATCGTAAAAACTACAAATATATTCCATTTTACTGTGACATAAAAAATTATCTTCCAGGGCTACTCCAAGTCGAAGATAGAACAAGCATGATGAATTCCGTAGAATCTCGTGTTCCGCTGTTAGATCATAGAATTGTTGAATTTTCTGCTACTATACCACAAGAACTAAAAATTAAAAATTATACATTAAAATACATATTCAAACAGACTATAAAGAAATGGATCCCAACCGAAATATATAATAGAAAAGATAAAAAAGGCTTTCCAACACCCACAAACGAATGGTTTAAGAAATTCAACCAAGAAATCCGAGACATCCTTTTAGATCCCGTAGCAGTGGAAAGAGGAATATACAACACGGAATATGTTGAAAAGATATTAAAAAATATAAGAGGGTCAAAGGGATTACATAAAAAATTTATTTGGAAATTACTCTGCGTGGAATTATGGTTCAAAGTATTTATTGATAATAAAGATTATTTAGAAGGCAAGACGACTATAGAAACCCTCTTAAACAAACAATCTCCATTAACTTTAACTGCATGA